From one Parambassis ranga chromosome 5, fParRan2.1, whole genome shotgun sequence genomic stretch:
- the casq1b gene encoding calsequestrin-1b isoform X3 has protein sequence MNSLWEEMARLQMGVSWMVLRFDVCWMSRPDRPLRLWFALKHYLFLQLITSQAANIFQLAAQVLDDLEDEDIGFGLVDAKKASAVAKKLGLDEVESIYIFADDEIIEYDGELAADTLVEFIYDVIEDPVEIIDNERELKGFYNMDEVIKLVGYFKSERSPHFIEYDDAAEEFHPFVKFFATFDSKIAKKLKLKMNEVDFYEPFMEEPVTIPGKPYIESELVEYIEQHDRPTLRKLEPHSMYEIWEDDIDGEHIVAFAEEDDPDGFEFLEILKEVARENTDNPNLSIIWIDPDDFPLLVPYWEKTFRIDLSTPQIGVVDVLDADSVWMEFDDHDDMPSADELEQWIEDVLSGKIDPDDDDDDDDDDDDDDDDDDDDDDDDDDDDDDDDDDDDDDDDDDDDDDDDDDDDDDDDDDDDDDDDDDDDDDDDDDDDDDDDE, from the exons GCCGCTCCGATTGTGGTTTGCCCTAAAGCATTACCTCTTCTTGCAGTTGATCACAAGTCAAGCAGCAAATATCTTTCAG CTTGCAGCTCAGGTTCTGGACGATCTTGAGGATGAGGACATTGGATTTGGTCTGGTGGATGCAAAGAAGGCCTCTGCTGTGGCTAAGAAGCTGG GTCTGGATGAGGTGGAGAGCATCTACATCTTCGCCGATGATGAGATCATTGAATACGATGGAGAGCTGGCCGCCGACACACTGGTGGAATTCATTTATGAT GTGATCGAGGACCCCGTGGAGATCATCGACAACGAACGTGAGCTTAAAGGTTTCTACAACATGGATGAGGTCATCAAGCTCGTCGGCTACTTCAAGAGCGAGAGATCTCCTC ATTTCATAGAGTATGACGATGCTGCTGAGGAGTTCCACCCTTTCGTCAAATTCTTCGCCACATTTGACTCCAAG ATTGCCAAGAAGCTGAAGCTGAAGATGAATGAGGTGGACTTCTACGAGCCCTTCATGGAGGAACCCGTCACCATTCCCGGGAAGCCCTACATCGAGTCTGAGCTTGTTGAATACATCGAACAGCACGACAG gCCAACTCTGAGGAAGCTTGAGCCTCACAGCATGTATGAGATCTGG GAGGATGACATTGATGGTGAGCACATCGTCGCCTTTGCCGAAGAGGATGACCCAG ATGGTTTTGAATTCCTGGAAATCCTGAAGGAGGTGGCACGCGAGAACACAGACAACCCGAACCTCAGCATCATCTGGATCGACCCAGATGACTTCCCCTTG TTGGTGCCATACTGGGAGAAAACCTTCCGTATTGACCTCTCTACTCCTCAGATTGGTGTGGTTGATGTTTTAGAT GCTGACAGCGTGTGGATGGAATTCGATGACCACGATGACATGCCCTCCGCTGACGAGCTGGAGCAGTGGATCGAAGACGTTCTTTCTGGGAAGATCGATccagatgatgatgacgatgatgatgatgatgatgatgatgatgatgatgacgacgacgacgacgacgacgacgacgatgacgatgacgatgatgatgatgacgatgatgatgatgacgacgacgacgacgacgatgatgacgatgatgatgacgacgacgatgacgacgatgatgacgacgacgatgacgacgacgatgatgacgacgacgatgatgacgacgacgacgaTGATGACGACGACGAATAA
- the LOC114435562 gene encoding pyrin-like isoform X1, with protein sequence MATMLPEKQFRCTICQEVFTDPVTTPCGHNFCQTCLQSEWDGGDVCRCPTCSRTFSPRPEMSINTAFKELADTLRHMLVSASASLLSAAKPGEVVCDVCAATSLQVKALKSCLVCLTSYCETHLEPHRRVATLKLHKLMEPVRNLQDRMCKKHERLLEMFCRDEQKCVCQFCTETEHKDHKAVTIEDESRERKIEMKKTEADFEQIIQERLKKMEEIKSCMKLSTESAEKELMESDRLFTSLSRSMEDRKTEVNTEIKEKQKAAEERAEELIGELQREITELQRRNAELEKLRSAEDHLHLLQSLPSLASPPPTKEWTEISVHPELCVVTVRRALFKLNQTLRNELEIQKEAEMKRMQKYAVNVVLDPDTAHPNIVLSVDLKQAGRGELLHIVPDNPQRFDPVICVLGKKGFLSGRFYFQVTVGQKTFWDLGVVKESVNRKGMITSKPENGFWTVRLRNGREYRALDSPSVLLSLTEKPHTVGVFTDYEEGTVSFFNVEARSHIYTFSRCLFSGRIFPFFSPGVCDEGKNTAPLVITDVNHDS encoded by the exons ATGGCCACCATGTTACCAGAGAAACAGTTCAGGTGCACCATCTGTCAGGAAGTCTTCACCGACCCCGTCACCACTCCTTGTGGGCATAACTTCTGCCAGACCTGCCTGCAGAGCGAGTGGGATGGCGGTGACGTCTGCCGGTGCCCCACCTGCAGCAGAACGTTCAGCCCGCGCCCTGAAATGAGCATCAACACCGCCTTCAAGGAGCTGGCGGACACACTGAGGCACATGTTGGTCAGCGCGTCTGCGTCgctgctgtctgcagccaaACCGGGTGAGGTGGTGTGTGATGTCTGTGCCGCCACGTCCCTGCAGGTGAAGGCCCTCAAGTCCTGCCTGGTGTGTCTGACGTCGTACTGTGAAACACACCTGGAGCCCCATCGGAGGGTGGCCACCCTGAAGCTGCACAAGCTGATGGAGCCAGTGAGGAACCTGCAGGACAGGATGTGTAAGAAGCACGAGAGGCTGCTGGAGATGTTCTGCAGGGACgaacagaagtgtgtgtgccagtTCTGCACCGAGACCGAGCACAAAGACCACAAGGCTGTTACGATAGAGGACgagagcagggagaggaag atcGAAATGAAGAAGACCGAGGCAGATTTTGAACAGATCATCCAGGAGAGACtgaagaaaatggaggagattAAAAGCTGCATGAAGCTCAGTACA GAGAGTGCAGAGAAGGAGCTGATGGAGAGCGACCGTCTCTTCACGTCTCTGAGTCGCTCCATGGAGGACAGAAAAACTGAAGTCAACACCGAGATCAAGGAGAAGCAGAAAGCGGCAGAGGAGAGGGCGGAGGAGCTCATCGGTGAGCTGCAGCGTGAAATCACTGAGCTACAAAGAAGGAACGCTGAGCTGGAGAAGCTGAGGAGCGCGGAGGACCACCTTCACCTTCTCCAG AGTTTGCCCTCTCTTGCATCACCTCCACCCACCAAAGAGTGGACGGAGATCAGTGTCCACCCCGAGCTCTGTGTAGTGACAGTGAGGAGAGCGCTGTTCAAACTGAACCAGACCCTGAGGAATGAACTGGAGATCCAGAAGGAAGCAG agatgaagaggatgcAGAAGTATGCAG TTAACGTGGTTTTAGATCCAGATACCGCCCATCCCAACATTGTCCTGTCAGTggatttgaagcaggcgggCCGTGGCGAGCTGCTGCACATCGTTCCTGACAACCCCCAACGCTTCGATCCCGTCATCTGCGTTCTGGGCAAGAAGGGTTTCCTGTCTGGGAGGTTCTACTTCCAG GTCACCGTGGGGCAAAAGACCTTCTGGGACCTGGGCGTGGTCAAAGAGTCTGTCAACAGGAAGGGTATGATCACCTCCAAGCCAGAGAACGGCTTCTGGACGGTGCGTTTGAGGAACGGCAGAGAGTATCGAGCCCTGGACTCCccgtctgtcctcctgtctctgacagagaaGCCGCACACTGTGGGCGTGTTCACGGATTATGAGGAAGGCACCGTGTCCTTCTTTAATGTAGAGGCCAGATCGCACATATACACCTTCAGCAGGTGTCTATTCTCTGGGAGGATCTTCCCCTTCTTCAGCCCGGGGGTGTGTGATGAAGGGAAGAACACGGCACCTCTGGTTATCACAGATGTCAATCACGATAGTTAA
- the rab39bb gene encoding RAB39B, member RAS oncogene family b: MEAIWLYQFRLIVIGDSTVGKSCLIRRFTEGRFAQVSDPTVGVDFFSRLVEIEPGKRIKLQIWDTAGQERFRSITRAYYRNSVGGLLLFDITNRRSFQNVHDWLEEARSHVQPHSIVFLLVGHKCDLEAQRQVTRQEAEKLAGAYGMRYVETSARDAINVEHAFTELTRDIFALVRSGDITIQEGWEGVKSGFVPNVVHSSEEVTKSDRRCLC, encoded by the exons ATGGAGGCGATCTGGCTCTATCAGTTCCGGCTGATCGTCATCGGAGACTCCACGGTGGGGAAGTCGTGTCTGATCCGGCGGTTCACGGAGGGCCGCTTCGCGCAGGTGTCCGACCCCACCGTCGGCGTGGACTTCTTCTCCCGGCTGGTGGAGATCGAGCCCGGGAAGCGGATCAAGCTGCAGATCTGGGACACGGCGGGCCAGGAGCGCTTCAG GTCCATCACCAGGGCTTACTACCGTAACTCCGTGGGCGGGCTGCTCCTCTTCGACATCACCAACCGCCGCTCCTTCCAGAATGTCCACGATTGGCTGGAGGAGGCGCGCAGTCACGTCCAGCCGCACAGCATCGTCTTCCTATTGGTGGGCCACAAATGCGACCTGGAGGCGCAGCGACAG GTGACCCGCCAGGAAGCAGAGAAGCTGGCCGGAGCGTATGGGATGCGCTACGTGGAGACGTCAGCCCGTGACGCCATCAACGTGGAGCACGCCTTCACCGAGCTGACCAGGGACATCTTTGCCTTGGTGCGGTCCGGCGACATCACCATCCAGGAGGGCTGGGAGGGCGTGAAGAGCGGCTTCGTGCCCAACGTGGTTCACTCGTCAGAGGAGGTGACCAAGAGCGACCGCCGCTGTCTCTGTTGA
- the LOC114435562 gene encoding E3 ubiquitin-protein ligase TRIM39-like isoform X2, whose amino-acid sequence MATMLPEKQFRCTICQEVFTDPVTTPCGHNFCQTCLQSEWDGGDVCRCPTCSRTFSPRPEMSINTAFKELADTLRHMLVSASASLLSAAKPGEVVCDVCAATSLQVKALKSCLVCLTSYCETHLEPHRRVATLKLHKLMEPVRNLQDRMCKKHERLLEMFCRDEQKCVCQFCTETEHKDHKAVTIEDESRERKIEMKKTEADFEQIIQERLKKMEEIKSCMKLSTESAEKELMESDRLFTSLSRSMEDRKTEVNTEIKEKQKAAEERAEELIGELQREITELQRRNAELEKLRSAEDHLHLLQSLPSLASPPPTKEWTEISVHPELCVVTVRRALFKLNQTLRNELEIQKEAVNVVLDPDTAHPNIVLSVDLKQAGRGELLHIVPDNPQRFDPVICVLGKKGFLSGRFYFQVTVGQKTFWDLGVVKESVNRKGMITSKPENGFWTVRLRNGREYRALDSPSVLLSLTEKPHTVGVFTDYEEGTVSFFNVEARSHIYTFSRCLFSGRIFPFFSPGVCDEGKNTAPLVITDVNHDS is encoded by the exons ATGGCCACCATGTTACCAGAGAAACAGTTCAGGTGCACCATCTGTCAGGAAGTCTTCACCGACCCCGTCACCACTCCTTGTGGGCATAACTTCTGCCAGACCTGCCTGCAGAGCGAGTGGGATGGCGGTGACGTCTGCCGGTGCCCCACCTGCAGCAGAACGTTCAGCCCGCGCCCTGAAATGAGCATCAACACCGCCTTCAAGGAGCTGGCGGACACACTGAGGCACATGTTGGTCAGCGCGTCTGCGTCgctgctgtctgcagccaaACCGGGTGAGGTGGTGTGTGATGTCTGTGCCGCCACGTCCCTGCAGGTGAAGGCCCTCAAGTCCTGCCTGGTGTGTCTGACGTCGTACTGTGAAACACACCTGGAGCCCCATCGGAGGGTGGCCACCCTGAAGCTGCACAAGCTGATGGAGCCAGTGAGGAACCTGCAGGACAGGATGTGTAAGAAGCACGAGAGGCTGCTGGAGATGTTCTGCAGGGACgaacagaagtgtgtgtgccagtTCTGCACCGAGACCGAGCACAAAGACCACAAGGCTGTTACGATAGAGGACgagagcagggagaggaag atcGAAATGAAGAAGACCGAGGCAGATTTTGAACAGATCATCCAGGAGAGACtgaagaaaatggaggagattAAAAGCTGCATGAAGCTCAGTACA GAGAGTGCAGAGAAGGAGCTGATGGAGAGCGACCGTCTCTTCACGTCTCTGAGTCGCTCCATGGAGGACAGAAAAACTGAAGTCAACACCGAGATCAAGGAGAAGCAGAAAGCGGCAGAGGAGAGGGCGGAGGAGCTCATCGGTGAGCTGCAGCGTGAAATCACTGAGCTACAAAGAAGGAACGCTGAGCTGGAGAAGCTGAGGAGCGCGGAGGACCACCTTCACCTTCTCCAG AGTTTGCCCTCTCTTGCATCACCTCCACCCACCAAAGAGTGGACGGAGATCAGTGTCCACCCCGAGCTCTGTGTAGTGACAGTGAGGAGAGCGCTGTTCAAACTGAACCAGACCCTGAGGAATGAACTGGAGATCCAGAAGGAAGCAG TTAACGTGGTTTTAGATCCAGATACCGCCCATCCCAACATTGTCCTGTCAGTggatttgaagcaggcgggCCGTGGCGAGCTGCTGCACATCGTTCCTGACAACCCCCAACGCTTCGATCCCGTCATCTGCGTTCTGGGCAAGAAGGGTTTCCTGTCTGGGAGGTTCTACTTCCAG GTCACCGTGGGGCAAAAGACCTTCTGGGACCTGGGCGTGGTCAAAGAGTCTGTCAACAGGAAGGGTATGATCACCTCCAAGCCAGAGAACGGCTTCTGGACGGTGCGTTTGAGGAACGGCAGAGAGTATCGAGCCCTGGACTCCccgtctgtcctcctgtctctgacagagaaGCCGCACACTGTGGGCGTGTTCACGGATTATGAGGAAGGCACCGTGTCCTTCTTTAATGTAGAGGCCAGATCGCACATATACACCTTCAGCAGGTGTCTATTCTCTGGGAGGATCTTCCCCTTCTTCAGCCCGGGGGTGTGTGATGAAGGGAAGAACACGGCACCTCTGGTTATCACAGATGTCAATCACGATAGTTAA
- the vbp1 gene encoding prefoldin subunit 3 gives MATTMDNSNAAQATKKKHLGIPEAIFLEDVESYMKQPGNETADTVLRRLDEQYQKYKYMEVNLSQKKLRLQNQVPQITQTLEILQHMQKKKDTTEPMETHFLLAENVYCKASVSPTEKVGLWLGANVMLEYDIDEAQALLEQNLSTASRNLETLGEDLDFLRDQFTTTEVNMARVYNWDVMRRSKENLKSADKS, from the exons ATGGCGACGACCATGGACAACAGCAATGCCGCACAGGCGACAAAGAAAAAGCACCTCGGCATTCCCGAAGCGATCTTTCTG GAGGATGTGGAGTCTTATATGAAGCAGCCCGGCAACGAGACGGCAGACACGGTGCTGAGGAGGCTGGACGAGCAGTACCAGAAATATAAATACATGGAGGTCAACCTGTCTCAGAAGAAGCTCAG gTTGCAAAACCAGGTCCCACAAATCACACAGACGCTAGAAATCCTACAACacatgcagaagaagaag GATACCACAGAGCCCATGGAAACACACTTTCTATTGGCTGAAAATGTTTACTGCAAGGCTTCGGTGTCGCCCACTGAAAAAGTGGGTCTATGGTTGGGG GCAAACGTCATGTTAGAGTACGACATCGATGAGGCCCAGGCCCTCCTGGAGCAGAACCTGTCCACGGCATCACGCAACCTAGAGACACTTGGGGAGGACCTGGACTTCCTGCGGGACCAGTTCACCACCACCGAAGTCA ACATGGCGCGAGTCTACAACTGGGACGTGATGAGGAGGAgcaaagaaaacctgaaatctGCCGACAAGTCTTAA